Proteins found in one Crassostrea angulata isolate pt1a10 chromosome 3, ASM2561291v2, whole genome shotgun sequence genomic segment:
- the LOC128177656 gene encoding uncharacterized protein LOC128177656, translating into MEQIHFSLLSLFLCFLLKDVKSQSENGTIIVELNVFSGRPNPVARMIKRPIQRLLASNNQWRGSILNEGLGYRGFTIYDMDNATETKVVAGGSDISIENQLLEWSNIPRDVKLHCHERIRGAYVSKMNNRNQTNRCEQVSSETTFEPLKWNSNRFVRRWNNCYNYGNDIITNTFAQPGRANNYRIQTMDGPSVQFGAELDGLIRIDAPTSCVPEPNGNLVALVIWPGNDYHFFRLDENGLFSHKPGRTDARNIDNSGQLISDPRTADRGPYTVFQCFMETEPDVVYIQ; encoded by the exons ATGGAACAGATTCACTTTTCTCTTTTGTCTTTGTTTCTGTGTTTTCTTTTGAAGGATGTAAAGTCTCAAAGCGAG AACGGGACAATTATCGTTGAGCTGAATGTATTTTCTGGTCGTCCCAATCCAGTTGCTCGTATGATAAAACGCCCAATACAGCGACTGTTAGCCTCCAACAATCAATGGAGAGGATCAATTTTAAATGAGG GTCTTGGTTATCGGGGATTCACCATTTATGATATGGATAACGCTACAGAGACTAAAGTCGTTGCAGGAGGGTCAGACATTTCAATTGAAAATCAACTACTAGAATGGAGTAATATACCTAGAGACGTCAAGTTGCATTGTCACGAAAGG ATTCGCGGGGCTTATGTTTCCAAGATGAACAATAGGAATCAg ACTAATCGATGCGAACAAGTGTCTTCAGAAACGACCTTCGAACCTTTAAAGTGGAATAGCAATAGATTTGTTCGGCGTTGGAATAACTGCTATAACTATGGAAATGATATAATAACAAATACATTTGCCCAACCAGGAAGAGCAAACAACTACCGCATACAAACAATGGATGGACCATCAGTTCAGTTCGGAGCTGAGCTGGATGGATTGATACGCATAGATGCACCAACATCATGCGTCCCAGAACCTAATGGAAACCTTGTGGCTTTGGTTATTTGGCCTGGTAATGACTATCACTTTTTCAGACTTGATGAAAACGGCCTTTTCTCTCACAAACCTGGTCGAACTGATGCTAGGAATATCGACAACTCGGGTCAATTAATATCGGATCCAAGAACAGCTGATCGGGGACCGTATACGGTGTTTCAGTGTTTTATGGAAACTGAACCTGATGTCGTATACatacaataa